One Vibrio sp. 16 genomic window carries:
- a CDS encoding ABC transporter permease yields the protein MLWPVVKALLGHYRRYPFQILLVWLGLTLGVSLLVGVSSINNHAKQSYEHGEKLFSNPLPYRIRPKHTTNKIPQGFYVQLRRDGFHQCAPFESLRVHTEQGADLVLVGIDPVAMLKMQDSEMLKDIASLKLMRPPYPVLVSQDLADHMKWRNGDFIRLEDASKLGPILVDTEGMLNGTRIIADMSLLRMLERRSGISVIACGEMPEAKLARLKSSLPNGMELSRSSRTQLESLTQAFHMNLSAMGMLAFLVGLFIFYQAMSLSLVQRQPLVGILRQTGVSGWQLAQALLLELIFLVVVSWVCGNVLGLFLANQLVPAVSASLGDLYNANVGLALKWSLSSSLHSLYLSLIGAFVACAWPLIRLLRSQPIRLTTRLSLMRFAGTEFTIQALLACALCVAAIAIYQAPQTQESGFVIIALMLLSVALFTPFLVWKVFDGFSYSLRWVKARWFFADAAASMSYRGVATMAFMLAMAANIGVETMVGSFRDTTDKWLSQRLAADLYIYPNTNAAARVSTWLSKQPEVDKVWWRWEKEVNTLKGPLQVVSTGASEGELEALTVKLGVPNYWYHLHHSKGVMISESMALKLDIRPGDYVDLAEGLGQGWQVVGVYYDYGNPYNQVLLSHRNWLYAFAGGGSVALGAVLNDGVNPMGLKRRMESVFRIDSERIFDNSHIHKQAMRVFDRTFSIADTLGNITLVIAVFGIFFATIAGEVSRQKHISVLRCLGMSGRELVLMGSLQLFVFGAVSILIAMPLGIALANLVVDIIIKQSFGWTLELQFIPSAYLQTGLLAMMSLVVAGAIPVLRMIRGTAMKSLRESL from the coding sequence ATGTTATGGCCCGTAGTTAAAGCACTACTTGGCCATTACAGACGCTATCCTTTTCAAATCCTCCTTGTCTGGCTTGGCCTCACTTTGGGTGTTTCACTCCTTGTTGGTGTGAGCTCGATTAACAACCATGCAAAACAAAGCTATGAGCATGGCGAAAAGCTGTTTTCCAACCCTCTTCCATACCGTATTCGTCCAAAACATACGACCAACAAGATCCCTCAAGGATTTTATGTCCAGTTGCGTCGTGATGGCTTCCACCAGTGCGCACCGTTTGAAAGCTTAAGAGTTCATACCGAGCAGGGTGCCGATCTCGTGTTAGTGGGTATTGACCCCGTTGCCATGCTCAAGATGCAAGATAGTGAGATGTTGAAGGACATCGCATCGCTTAAGTTGATGCGTCCACCGTACCCAGTATTGGTTAGTCAAGATCTCGCGGATCATATGAAGTGGCGAAATGGGGATTTTATTCGCTTAGAAGATGCCAGTAAGCTAGGGCCAATCCTCGTCGACACCGAAGGTATGTTGAATGGCACGCGCATCATCGCGGATATGTCGCTGCTGCGCATGTTGGAGCGTCGTTCTGGTATATCGGTTATTGCTTGCGGTGAAATGCCAGAAGCTAAACTGGCTCGACTGAAATCCTCTTTACCAAATGGTATGGAGCTAAGCCGTAGTTCTCGTACTCAACTCGAGTCCTTGACCCAAGCGTTTCATATGAATCTGAGCGCGATGGGGATGCTAGCCTTTTTGGTTGGCCTGTTCATTTTTTATCAAGCGATGTCGTTGTCTTTGGTTCAACGTCAGCCATTGGTTGGAATTCTCCGTCAAACCGGTGTATCTGGATGGCAGCTCGCTCAAGCGCTGTTGCTTGAACTGATTTTCCTTGTGGTGGTGAGTTGGGTTTGCGGCAACGTGTTAGGACTATTCTTAGCCAATCAACTGGTTCCTGCGGTTTCAGCCAGTTTGGGCGATCTTTATAATGCTAACGTCGGATTGGCTTTGAAGTGGAGCTTAAGTTCAAGTCTTCATAGCCTCTACCTTTCATTGATTGGGGCGTTTGTGGCTTGCGCTTGGCCACTGATTCGCTTGCTTCGATCGCAACCAATTCGTTTAACAACACGCTTGTCGTTGATGCGTTTTGCGGGCACTGAGTTTACGATTCAAGCGCTACTCGCATGTGCACTATGTGTTGCTGCGATTGCGATCTATCAAGCTCCTCAGACTCAAGAGTCTGGCTTTGTCATCATTGCATTGATGTTACTTAGCGTCGCTCTATTTACCCCTTTCCTTGTGTGGAAAGTGTTTGATGGGTTCTCTTACTCATTAAGGTGGGTAAAAGCTCGTTGGTTCTTCGCGGATGCGGCTGCCAGTATGAGTTATCGCGGTGTGGCTACCATGGCGTTTATGCTTGCGATGGCGGCCAATATTGGTGTTGAAACTATGGTTGGCAGTTTCCGTGATACAACGGATAAATGGTTGAGCCAGCGTTTAGCCGCAGATCTTTATATTTATCCAAACACCAACGCTGCCGCTCGTGTAAGTACTTGGCTGAGTAAGCAGCCTGAAGTCGACAAAGTGTGGTGGCGTTGGGAAAAAGAGGTCAACACCTTAAAAGGGCCATTACAAGTGGTTAGCACTGGGGCATCAGAAGGTGAACTCGAAGCGCTGACGGTAAAATTAGGTGTGCCAAACTATTGGTACCATTTGCACCATTCGAAAGGCGTGATGATCAGTGAATCGATGGCTCTCAAGTTGGATATCAGGCCAGGTGATTATGTTGACCTTGCAGAAGGGTTAGGGCAAGGCTGGCAAGTCGTGGGTGTCTACTACGATTACGGCAACCCTTACAATCAAGTGCTTTTGTCACATCGTAATTGGCTCTACGCTTTTGCAGGCGGTGGCAGCGTTGCGCTTGGTGCGGTGTTGAATGACGGCGTCAACCCTATGGGATTGAAACGCCGGATGGAGTCTGTATTTAGAATCGACTCTGAACGCATTTTCGATAACAGCCACATCCACAAGCAAGCGATGCGGGTTTTTGATAGAACTTTCTCTATCGCAGATACGCTAGGCAACATCACATTGGTGATTGCTGTGTTCGGTATCTTTTTTGCCACGATTGCAGGGGAAGTCTCGCGTCAAAAACACATCTCAGTGTTGAGGTGCTTGGGAATGTCGGGACGGGAGCTCGTCCTAATGGGAAGCTTACAGCTCTTTGTTTTTGGTGCCGTGTCTATTTTGATTGCCATGCCTTTAGGGATAGCCTTAGCGAATTTAGTCGTCGATATTATTATCAAGCAGTCGTTTGGTTGGACGTTAGAGCTGCAATTTATTCCAAGTGCGTATTTGCAAACGGGCCTGCTAGCGATGATGTCTTTGGTTGTTGCCGGTGCAATACCAGTGTTACGAATGATCCGCGGGACCGCCATGAAGTCATTGAGGGAATCGCTATAA
- a CDS encoding DEAD/DEAH box helicase: MYTLRPYQADSVKAVIHYFRKHSSPAVLVLPTGAGKSLVIAELARLAKGRVLVLAHVKELVEQNHAKYEGYGLKGAIYSAGLGRKETDQQVVFASVQSVVRNLDEFKNQFSLLVIDECHRVPDNKNTSYQKVIGHLKELNPGIKVLGLTATPYRLGMGWIYQYHTRGLVRTEEPRFFRDCIFELPIRYLLDEKFLTPARMMDAPVLSYDFSQLTPASTGRYKESEMDMVIDKAKRATPQIVEQIIHLAKDKQGVMIFAATVRHAQEIYGLLPEGETALVVGDTPTIERDSIIQSFKDRKTKYLVNVSVLTTGFDAPHVDLIAILRPTESISLYQQIVGRGLRLSPGKEECLVLDYAGNSYDLYQPEVGDAKPDSDSEIITIPCPACGFNNNFWGKLDSNGFLIEHFGRKCQGFFEDEETGEREHCNYRFRAKYCGECGADNDIAARICHECDATLVDPDKKLKEALNLKDALVFECRDMTLAVHKDEKGKSSLKVTYIGDNQAQVHEFWSLTTKNQKQRFKDQFVRPHLADKHRPFDDASPTKVVNNQHRFRLPQFIIARKVGRFWKLRDRIFTDELAG; encoded by the coding sequence ATGTATACACTTCGCCCCTATCAAGCCGACTCCGTCAAAGCCGTTATTCATTACTTTCGTAAGCACTCATCACCTGCTGTTCTTGTGTTGCCGACCGGCGCCGGAAAGAGCCTTGTGATCGCAGAGTTGGCGCGTTTAGCCAAAGGGCGCGTTCTTGTGCTTGCCCATGTAAAGGAACTGGTTGAACAAAACCATGCAAAGTATGAAGGCTATGGGTTAAAAGGCGCGATATATTCGGCGGGCTTGGGACGCAAAGAAACCGATCAACAGGTGGTGTTTGCTTCCGTTCAATCGGTAGTGAGGAATCTTGATGAGTTCAAGAACCAGTTCTCTCTACTGGTGATTGATGAGTGCCATCGCGTCCCAGATAACAAAAACACCAGTTACCAAAAAGTGATTGGTCACCTCAAAGAGCTCAACCCTGGTATCAAAGTACTTGGACTTACCGCCACACCGTATCGCCTTGGGATGGGGTGGATATACCAATATCATACTCGCGGCTTGGTACGCACCGAAGAGCCAAGGTTTTTCCGCGACTGTATTTTCGAGCTGCCCATCCGCTATTTGCTCGATGAGAAGTTCTTAACGCCCGCGAGAATGATGGATGCGCCCGTGTTGAGTTACGATTTCTCGCAGCTAACTCCCGCCTCAACCGGGCGTTACAAAGAATCCGAAATGGATATGGTGATTGATAAAGCCAAGCGCGCTACGCCTCAGATTGTTGAGCAAATCATCCACCTAGCCAAAGACAAACAAGGCGTGATGATTTTCGCCGCCACCGTTAGGCACGCACAAGAAATCTACGGATTACTTCCAGAAGGTGAAACTGCCCTCGTGGTTGGCGACACGCCGACGATTGAACGCGACAGCATCATTCAAAGCTTCAAAGACCGCAAAACGAAATACCTAGTCAATGTCTCTGTGTTAACAACAGGGTTCGACGCCCCTCACGTTGATCTGATTGCTATCTTGCGACCTACCGAGTCCATCAGTTTGTACCAGCAGATCGTCGGGCGAGGGCTTCGTTTATCTCCGGGTAAAGAAGAGTGCTTGGTCCTCGACTACGCCGGAAACAGCTACGATCTGTATCAGCCTGAAGTTGGCGACGCGAAGCCAGACTCCGACAGCGAGATCATTACTATCCCTTGCCCTGCTTGCGGTTTTAACAACAATTTCTGGGGAAAATTAGACAGCAATGGCTTTCTGATCGAGCACTTCGGGCGCAAATGCCAAGGCTTTTTTGAAGACGAAGAGACGGGAGAAAGAGAGCATTGTAACTACCGTTTTCGCGCCAAGTATTGCGGAGAATGCGGCGCTGATAACGACATCGCAGCACGTATTTGTCACGAGTGCGATGCCACGCTGGTTGACCCGGACAAGAAACTCAAAGAGGCACTCAACTTAAAAGACGCGTTAGTATTTGAATGCCGAGACATGACATTAGCCGTCCACAAGGACGAGAAAGGCAAAAGCAGCCTAAAGGTCACGTACATTGGCGACAATCAGGCGCAAGTTCACGAGTTTTGGTCCCTGACCACCAAGAACCAGAAGCAACGCTTTAAAGACCAGTTTGTTCGTCCTCATTTGGCGGATAAACACCGTCCGTTTGATGACGCATCACCGACCAAGGTAGTCAACAACCAGCATCGATTCCGTCTGCCTCAGTTTATTATTGCTCGTAAGGTGGGTAGATTCTGGAAACTGAGAGACAGAATTTTCACCGATGAGCTTGCTGGTTAG
- a CDS encoding DUF2867 domain-containing protein: MKKVLVLGASGYVGSQLLFQLCEKGYHVTAAARQIDYLSARITPHQNLNICYLDLADLDATQALVPQFDLVYFLVHGMAHGHDFLDYELSLAENFKTALENSTVKHVIYLSAIQPQTGNSEHLKARRMTGDIIRRSGVPITELRAGVIIGPGSAAFEIMRDFVYNMPILVTPKWVDSKANPIALPNLNHYLLSLAEETPTENTLYEVGGPDTLTYRDQFHVISDVIKKPIKLWSTSLLTPSMASKWLGVVTSVPSSIGAALLSGLEHDFIADSTAIQQRFPQPLISFREMVSNSIAAEGTFVRSEVWGFDPAALKRWQAGYGYYPKQTGASIETSLSSEQLWKVVRQIGSKKEGYFFANLLWRTREWLDIFFGGQKPIRRSPPGPELQVGDFIDSWKVIRCEPNRFISLLFGMKGPGLGRLEFTIEDLGEKRVLNVTAWWHPQGLLGLLYWFAMMPAHLFIFKGMVKAIVRKAKELQ, from the coding sequence ATGAAAAAAGTGCTTGTCCTTGGAGCATCCGGTTATGTCGGTTCGCAACTGTTATTTCAGTTGTGCGAAAAAGGGTACCATGTCACCGCTGCCGCTCGACAAATTGATTATTTGTCTGCACGAATCACCCCTCATCAAAACTTGAACATTTGCTATTTGGATCTTGCCGATCTCGATGCCACGCAAGCCTTAGTGCCTCAGTTTGATTTAGTCTATTTTCTTGTCCATGGCATGGCACACGGCCACGATTTTCTTGACTACGAACTCTCCCTTGCCGAAAACTTCAAAACGGCATTGGAGAACAGTACGGTGAAGCATGTCATTTACCTAAGCGCAATTCAGCCACAGACGGGCAATTCTGAGCACTTGAAAGCTCGGCGCATGACGGGCGACATCATTCGTCGTTCAGGTGTGCCTATTACGGAACTTCGTGCCGGCGTCATTATTGGTCCCGGTTCCGCCGCTTTTGAGATCATGCGTGATTTTGTCTATAACATGCCGATACTCGTGACGCCAAAGTGGGTAGATTCAAAAGCCAACCCTATCGCCTTGCCAAATCTCAATCACTATTTGCTCTCACTTGCTGAAGAGACGCCGACGGAGAATACACTCTATGAAGTCGGGGGGCCCGACACCCTCACCTATCGAGACCAGTTCCACGTGATTAGTGACGTCATTAAAAAGCCAATAAAGCTGTGGTCCACGTCTCTACTTACTCCATCCATGGCCTCGAAGTGGTTAGGCGTGGTTACTTCCGTACCTTCGAGCATTGGAGCAGCGTTACTTTCAGGACTGGAGCACGATTTTATCGCTGACTCCACTGCTATTCAGCAGCGATTCCCTCAACCCCTTATTTCGTTTAGAGAAATGGTGAGCAATAGCATTGCTGCAGAGGGAACCTTTGTTCGAAGCGAAGTTTGGGGATTTGACCCCGCTGCACTAAAACGCTGGCAAGCGGGTTATGGCTATTACCCGAAGCAAACCGGAGCAAGCATCGAAACCTCGCTTTCAAGTGAGCAGCTGTGGAAAGTCGTCCGCCAGATTGGTAGTAAAAAAGAAGGGTACTTCTTCGCTAACTTACTGTGGCGCACACGAGAATGGCTGGATATTTTCTTTGGCGGACAGAAACCGATTCGCCGCTCTCCTCCAGGTCCAGAGCTTCAAGTCGGTGACTTCATTGATTCTTGGAAAGTGATTCGCTGTGAACCTAATCGATTCATATCCCTGCTATTTGGCATGAAAGGACCTGGCTTAGGAAGGCTTGAATTCACCATTGAAGATCTAGGAGAAAAACGAGTCTTAAACGTGACCGCTTGGTGGCACCCGCAAGGGTTGCTCGGATTGCTCTATTGGTTTGCCATGATGCCAGCGCATCTGTTTATCTTTAAAGGGATGGTTAAAGCCATTGTCCGTAAAGCAAAAGAGCTCCAGTAA
- a CDS encoding DUF2913 family protein — MSEYTIEIQKLVNTALAELAAEHKSGKAVNAPAANNLYLLRWVTRAIKAQRFPRVVSGDLIRWQKMGRSKGNDAGLMMTFERISKYYAQFFPEGQQDRVIKDHEINAFIDMMEEQGWEVTTSEALVDCGKIQIFTEGPNSLAMCTEQCESCFDGEVMIKPMNWFVRGHHADFIEKASAAGFMVHKVTDYKSNVKYHGEYLVYPDNRGEHLAEIPLSFKAQ; from the coding sequence ATGTCTGAATACACGATTGAAATTCAAAAATTAGTCAACACCGCGCTCGCTGAACTGGCTGCCGAGCACAAATCTGGTAAAGCGGTGAATGCGCCTGCAGCAAACAACTTGTACTTGTTGCGCTGGGTAACGCGAGCGATCAAAGCTCAACGATTTCCTCGTGTTGTCAGTGGTGATCTCATCCGCTGGCAAAAGATGGGACGCTCAAAAGGTAATGATGCAGGCTTGATGATGACCTTTGAGCGTATCTCAAAATACTACGCTCAATTCTTTCCTGAAGGTCAACAAGATCGCGTGATTAAAGATCATGAGATCAATGCGTTCATTGACATGATGGAAGAGCAGGGCTGGGAAGTGACAACATCAGAAGCCTTGGTCGACTGCGGAAAGATTCAGATCTTTACTGAAGGTCCGAACTCGCTAGCGATGTGTACGGAGCAGTGTGAAAGCTGTTTTGACGGTGAAGTGATGATCAAACCGATGAACTGGTTTGTAAGAGGCCATCACGCTGACTTTATTGAAAAGGCATCGGCAGCAGGGTTTATGGTTCACAAAGTGACCGACTATAAGTCTAACGTGAAATATCATGGTGAATACTTGGTTTACCCTGATAACCGAGGCGAGCATTTAGCGGAGATTCCGCTTAGCTTCAAAGCGCAGTAA
- the rsuA gene encoding 16S rRNA pseudouridine(516) synthase RsuA produces MRLDKYLCDALGATRKEATKIIKSGDVTVNDVMQKSGAFKVTDACVVEWQGREIQKPGPRYIMLFKPDGFVCSHEDGFNQTAFALLDEVKMEDLHFAGRLDVDTTGLVLITDDGQWSHRITSPKHKCEKTYRVWLVDPIGDDYADKLAQGVELRNEKEPTLPATMEVVNHDENELLLTITEGKYHQVKRMFAALGNKVEHLHRERIGAIELDYSLEPGEYRYLTEEEVDSVWK; encoded by the coding sequence ATGCGTTTAGATAAATATTTGTGTGATGCACTGGGTGCGACACGTAAAGAAGCAACAAAAATCATTAAAAGTGGCGACGTAACGGTCAATGACGTTATGCAAAAAAGTGGTGCGTTTAAAGTTACCGATGCGTGTGTTGTTGAGTGGCAGGGACGCGAAATTCAAAAGCCTGGCCCGCGCTACATTATGCTGTTTAAACCGGATGGTTTTGTTTGCTCGCATGAAGATGGTTTCAACCAAACGGCGTTCGCGTTGCTTGATGAAGTGAAAATGGAAGATCTTCATTTCGCAGGTCGATTGGATGTTGATACTACGGGTTTGGTGCTCATTACCGATGATGGTCAATGGTCACACCGTATTACGTCACCTAAGCATAAGTGTGAAAAGACGTATCGTGTTTGGCTGGTGGACCCCATCGGGGACGACTACGCGGATAAACTCGCCCAAGGCGTTGAACTTCGCAATGAAAAAGAGCCAACATTGCCTGCAACAATGGAAGTGGTCAACCATGATGAAAACGAACTGCTACTGACCATCACGGAAGGCAAGTACCACCAAGTAAAACGCATGTTTGCAGCCTTGGGCAATAAAGTAGAGCATCTGCACCGTGAACGTATTGGTGCTATCGAGCTCGATTATTCGCTTGAACCGGGTGAATATCGCTACCTAACGGAAGAGGAAGTAGACTCTGTTTGGAAGTAA
- a CDS encoding Bcr/CflA family multidrug efflux MFS transporter, with product MPNSAVEQTSTPQINFLIFVILGAIGALTPLAIDMYLPAMPTIAKDLGVAEGAVQITLTAYTAGFAIGQLIHGPLADSYGRRPVLLLGVLFFGIASVVSATTTGIEALTWVRTAQGFAGAAAAVIIQAVVRDMFDREDFARAMSFVTLVMTVAPLVAPMVGGHVAVWFGWRAIFWILAGFAAIVILLVVWKIPETLSAEKRQPLRFRTTMRNYFRLCANPTAMGLIFSGAFSFSGMFAFLTAGSFVYIDIYGVRPDQFGYLFGLNIIAMIIMTSINGRLVKKVGSHNMLRFGLAVQLIAGLGLFVGWLLDLGLWGTVPFVVMFIGTISTIGSNSMGLLLSGYPTMAGTASSLAGTLRFGTGSIVGAIVAFMPGGATWPMVTTMTACSVLSAALYWIFGRKA from the coding sequence ATGCCTAATTCTGCAGTCGAGCAAACCAGCACCCCACAAATCAATTTTCTTATCTTCGTTATTCTTGGGGCGATTGGTGCATTAACACCGCTCGCGATTGATATGTATCTACCTGCCATGCCAACGATCGCAAAAGATCTTGGGGTCGCGGAAGGTGCTGTTCAAATTACATTAACCGCTTATACCGCGGGCTTTGCTATCGGCCAGTTGATTCATGGCCCACTAGCTGACAGTTATGGACGCCGCCCAGTGCTGTTACTGGGTGTGCTGTTTTTTGGTATCGCTTCTGTGGTCAGCGCGACCACCACGGGAATCGAAGCGCTCACTTGGGTACGTACGGCTCAAGGCTTTGCAGGCGCTGCCGCTGCGGTGATCATTCAAGCGGTGGTGCGCGACATGTTTGATCGCGAAGACTTTGCCCGCGCAATGTCGTTTGTCACTCTGGTAATGACAGTCGCGCCACTGGTAGCCCCTATGGTGGGGGGACACGTTGCCGTGTGGTTTGGCTGGCGTGCTATTTTTTGGATTCTGGCTGGGTTTGCGGCAATCGTCATTTTGCTGGTGGTCTGGAAAATCCCAGAAACGCTCAGTGCGGAGAAAAGACAGCCTCTGCGCTTTAGAACGACGATGCGCAATTACTTTAGATTGTGTGCGAATCCGACAGCGATGGGACTCATTTTCTCTGGGGCATTTTCGTTCTCTGGTATGTTCGCATTCTTAACCGCGGGGTCGTTTGTCTATATTGATATCTATGGTGTCCGTCCTGACCAATTCGGCTACTTATTTGGGCTAAACATTATCGCCATGATCATCATGACAAGCATTAATGGCCGCTTGGTAAAGAAAGTCGGCTCCCACAACATGCTTCGTTTTGGTCTGGCTGTTCAGTTAATCGCCGGTTTGGGGCTTTTTGTCGGTTGGTTACTTGACCTAGGCTTATGGGGCACAGTACCTTTCGTGGTCATGTTTATTGGTACGATTTCGACCATAGGCAGTAACTCGATGGGGCTGCTACTCAGTGGCTACCCAACCATGGCGGGTACGGCGTCATCACTTGCTGGCACGTTGAGATTTGGTACGGGTTCCATTGTGGGTGCCATTGTGGCGTTTATGCCCGGTGGAGCAACTTGGCCTATGGTGACAACAATGACTGCATGTTCCGTGTTGTCTGCCGCGTTATATTGGATATTTGGAAGAAAGGCGTAA
- a CDS encoding ABC transporter ATP-binding protein yields the protein MLQLTDLSKGYVDGGEFHPVLQGAELSLTQGEQIALMGESGSGKSTLLNLIAGLDTVDSGEILFPNFTMHQVSESKRTAYRRNNIGLIFQQFNLLPTLNVADNIRFCRQLKGLPEDQGLWRQILSALDLMPLLGRYPEEVSGGQQQRAAIARALYMEPKILLADEPTGSLDERNAEAVMRLLTSLTKQLECTLLLVTHSERVAAHMEGKIRLQGGQLHVMARS from the coding sequence ATGCTTCAACTAACAGACCTAAGTAAAGGCTATGTGGATGGTGGTGAGTTTCACCCAGTTTTACAAGGTGCTGAGTTGTCTTTAACCCAAGGTGAGCAAATCGCTTTGATGGGAGAAAGTGGTTCAGGCAAGAGTACGTTACTCAACCTAATTGCAGGTTTAGACACGGTCGACTCTGGCGAGATATTGTTCCCAAATTTCACTATGCATCAAGTCTCTGAAAGCAAACGAACGGCTTATAGACGAAACAACATTGGTCTTATTTTCCAGCAGTTTAACCTTCTGCCTACACTCAATGTTGCTGACAATATTCGCTTTTGTCGTCAACTTAAAGGCTTACCTGAAGATCAAGGTTTGTGGCGTCAAATCCTTTCCGCACTTGATCTTATGCCATTGCTTGGCCGCTACCCAGAGGAAGTCTCTGGTGGGCAACAGCAACGCGCTGCGATTGCTCGCGCTTTGTATATGGAACCTAAAATTCTGCTTGCCGATGAGCCGACCGGAAGTCTCGATGAACGCAACGCCGAAGCGGTAATGCGATTGCTTACCTCGTTAACTAAGCAACTTGAATGCACGCTTTTACTGGTGACTCATAGTGAGCGAGTCGCTGCCCACATGGAAGGTAAGATTCGTCTTCAAGGAGGACAGCTTCATGTTATGGCCCGTAGTTAA
- a CDS encoding MATE family efflux transporter translates to MLSNVLYHTKGDFIRRLIAIALPITLQSIMFSSRGLVDVLMLGQLGEAEIAAVGVAARATFVTTIMLVGVTTGGALLTAQYWGAGDKQGVRESTALTWLVSSLFAAFTAGLFILFPTQIMSLATSDQNVIALGAEYLVITSVSMFAVACVASMAVGLRAMHKPGVSTFFSGIGILSNVFLNWVLIFGKFGVPPMGIKGAAIATVLSGAIEVITLFSYLYIRKHLLAFGLVDLRNVIDWPRIVKFLKLSLPTTFNFLAWAGGLFAYHAILGQSGVQGLAALSVMTPVESISLALLIGMSNAAAVLVGNQIGAKNYEQVYYQALGVTILSLLVGICVAFLLYLLQGIVLDSFSALTPETRALSEKFMLVLSLGIVLRSVPMMTIVGVLRAGGDVKFCLYQDLVAQWLIGIPLAAFTAIGLGWSPEWIYLLFLTEELLKWFGSVYRMTTRKWIRNLIEN, encoded by the coding sequence ATGCTCTCAAATGTTTTATACCACACTAAAGGCGATTTTATTCGCCGCTTAATCGCGATCGCGTTACCCATCACGCTACAAAGTATTATGTTCTCGAGCCGTGGTTTGGTCGATGTCCTTATGCTTGGTCAGCTCGGTGAAGCAGAGATCGCGGCGGTTGGTGTGGCTGCACGGGCGACGTTTGTTACAACCATCATGCTCGTTGGTGTAACAACGGGTGGTGCACTGCTTACGGCTCAATATTGGGGAGCAGGGGATAAGCAAGGGGTTCGCGAAAGTACCGCATTGACTTGGCTAGTCTCGAGTTTGTTTGCTGCATTCACTGCTGGCTTATTTATCCTCTTCCCAACTCAAATTATGAGCTTGGCAACCAGCGATCAAAACGTTATTGCTCTCGGTGCTGAATACTTGGTGATTACGTCGGTCAGTATGTTTGCGGTTGCCTGTGTGGCAAGTATGGCGGTTGGTTTACGCGCGATGCATAAACCAGGCGTCAGTACCTTTTTTAGTGGCATCGGAATTTTGTCGAACGTATTTCTTAACTGGGTACTTATTTTCGGTAAATTTGGTGTTCCCCCAATGGGCATTAAAGGGGCGGCTATCGCGACGGTTTTAAGTGGCGCGATTGAAGTGATTACCCTATTTAGCTACCTCTACATTCGTAAGCACCTGCTTGCTTTTGGATTGGTTGACCTTCGAAATGTCATCGATTGGCCGCGAATCGTAAAATTCCTAAAGCTCTCTTTGCCGACCACTTTTAACTTCCTCGCTTGGGCTGGTGGGTTGTTTGCCTATCACGCTATTTTAGGGCAATCAGGGGTGCAAGGCTTGGCCGCGCTGTCAGTTATGACACCAGTCGAATCCATTTCTCTTGCACTGTTAATTGGCATGTCCAACGCAGCGGCGGTGCTGGTGGGGAACCAAATTGGCGCAAAAAATTATGAGCAAGTCTATTACCAAGCGTTAGGTGTCACGATTCTTAGCCTTTTAGTAGGGATTTGCGTGGCATTTTTACTCTATTTGCTGCAAGGGATAGTGCTAGATTCGTTTAGCGCCTTGACGCCAGAAACGCGCGCGCTCTCTGAAAAGTTCATGCTGGTATTGAGTCTGGGGATTGTCCTGCGCTCCGTTCCGATGATGACGATAGTGGGGGTGTTACGGGCTGGTGGCGATGTCAAATTTTGTCTATATCAAGACCTTGTCGCTCAGTGGTTGATTGGCATTCCGTTAGCAGCATTTACTGCAATAGGTCTTGGATGGTCGCCAGAGTGGATTTATCTTTTGTTTTTGACGGAAGAGCTGCTCAAATGGTTTGGCTCTGTCTATAGAATGACCACGCGCAAGTGGATTCGTAATTTGATCGAAAATTAG